A stretch of Dietzia lutea DNA encodes these proteins:
- a CDS encoding erythromycin esterase family protein yields the protein MDTTSTTHVPAGDPGRLFEDRREAGRALGELLTAYRDDDVVVLGLARGGVPVAWEVAAALGAPLDTVVVREIGIAPDRVNDVVDREARELARRESAYRGGRAPLDVAGKVVIVVDDGLATGSTMVAAINALRQRHPRRIVVAVPVAPASTCRELAAMVDDVVCVTTPFPFRSVGESFRDFSRVEDAEVRTLVDRPTAAGDAARARARHLRSVVDLVRPTCRRAPAGVPDPADLRDLVGDARIVLIGESSHGTHEFYAARAEITRTLIEEMGFTAVAAEADWPDAYRINRFVHHEGPDSTAEQSLRGFERFPAWMWRNTVMVDFVSWLRRHNADAAADGGSTAGFYGLDIYSLHRSMHEVIDYLDRVDPRAAGRARERYACFDRSPSSDGQAYGYAAAFGAGESCETEVVDQLRELQRHAIDYLRADGLDAENEQFHAERNAWSVRNAEHYYRAMFRGNVRSWNLRDGHMADTLDALIDHLERHNDDSARVVVWAHNSHVGDAHATEYGARGQLTLGHLVRQRNRDQCRLIGLTTHHGTVTAAREWGGTAERRIVRPALAGSIEELFHEIGEDSFFLRTTADDTVADALRDVRLERAIGVIYLPESERDSHYFHARPSDQFDAVIHIDTTRALEPLETTGVWVDGERPETYPTSL from the coding sequence ATGGACACCACCAGCACGACGCACGTACCGGCAGGCGACCCGGGTCGACTGTTCGAGGACCGCCGAGAGGCCGGCCGGGCGCTGGGCGAACTGCTGACCGCCTACCGCGACGACGACGTCGTGGTGCTCGGGCTCGCTCGCGGGGGTGTGCCCGTCGCGTGGGAGGTGGCGGCCGCCCTGGGCGCACCTCTCGACACCGTCGTGGTGCGAGAGATCGGCATCGCTCCCGACCGGGTCAACGACGTCGTCGACCGTGAAGCGCGGGAGCTCGCGCGTCGGGAGTCGGCCTATCGGGGCGGCCGGGCGCCGCTCGATGTCGCCGGGAAGGTCGTGATCGTGGTCGATGACGGCCTCGCGACCGGGTCCACCATGGTCGCGGCCATCAACGCACTGCGGCAGCGGCACCCGAGGCGGATCGTCGTCGCGGTCCCGGTCGCGCCCGCATCGACCTGTCGCGAACTCGCGGCGATGGTCGACGACGTCGTCTGTGTCACGACGCCGTTCCCGTTCCGGTCGGTCGGAGAGTCGTTCCGGGACTTCAGCCGGGTGGAGGACGCCGAGGTGCGAACGCTCGTCGACAGACCGACCGCGGCCGGCGATGCGGCCCGTGCTCGGGCACGTCACCTCCGCTCTGTCGTGGACCTCGTCCGCCCCACGTGCCGACGCGCCCCGGCGGGAGTGCCCGACCCGGCTGACCTCCGCGACCTCGTCGGCGACGCCCGGATCGTGTTGATCGGCGAGAGCTCCCACGGCACACACGAGTTCTACGCCGCCCGCGCGGAGATCACCCGCACCCTCATCGAGGAGATGGGGTTCACGGCGGTCGCGGCGGAGGCGGACTGGCCTGACGCCTACCGGATCAACCGGTTCGTCCATCACGAGGGCCCGGACTCCACAGCAGAGCAATCACTGCGCGGATTCGAGAGGTTCCCGGCCTGGATGTGGCGCAACACGGTCATGGTCGACTTCGTGTCCTGGCTCCGGCGACACAACGCGGACGCGGCCGCCGACGGCGGTTCCACGGCCGGGTTCTACGGACTCGACATCTACAGCCTGCACCGGTCGATGCACGAGGTCATCGACTACCTGGATCGGGTCGACCCCCGCGCGGCGGGTCGGGCCCGCGAACGCTACGCATGCTTCGACAGGTCCCCGAGCAGTGACGGACAGGCGTACGGGTACGCCGCCGCGTTCGGCGCCGGGGAATCCTGCGAAACCGAGGTCGTCGATCAGCTGCGCGAGCTACAGCGCCACGCCATCGACTATCTGCGGGCCGACGGCCTCGACGCCGAGAACGAGCAGTTCCACGCCGAGCGGAACGCGTGGAGTGTCCGGAACGCGGAGCACTATTATCGAGCGATGTTCCGCGGGAACGTCCGTTCGTGGAACCTCCGCGACGGTCACATGGCCGACACTCTCGACGCGCTGATCGACCACCTAGAACGCCACAATGACGACTCGGCGCGCGTCGTGGTGTGGGCCCACAACTCCCATGTCGGCGACGCCCATGCCACCGAATACGGTGCCCGCGGCCAACTCACCCTCGGCCACCTGGTCCGGCAGCGGAACAGAGACCAGTGCCGCCTCATCGGACTCACCACGCATCACGGAACCGTCACCGCCGCGAGAGAGTGGGGAGGCACCGCAGAACGCAGGATCGTCCGCCCGGCCCTCGCCGGCAGCATCGAGGAACTGTTCCACGAGATCGGCGAGGACTCGTTCTTCCTCCGCACGACGGCCGATGACACCGTCGCCGACGCCCTCCGGGACGTGCGACTCGAGAGAGCGATCGGCGTCATCTATCTACCCGAGAGTGAACGGGACAGCCACTACTTCCACGCGCGGCCTTCGGACCAGTTCGACGCCGTCATCCACATCGACACCACCCGCGCACTCGAGCCCCTCGAGACCACCGGCGTCTGGGTCGACGGAGAGCGACCCGAGACCTACCCCACGTCGCTCTGA
- a CDS encoding universal stress protein codes for MTETATGPIVCGYDGSQDSRRAVAWAVARAREMGTPLEVISADRAVGRVVAFDDTARANVEGAMRDQLADLVAEVPTTYRVIADSPVGALVEAGRDASAIVVGSRGLTVREDFAMGSTSAGVVEHATCPVIVITPHTPADPTGGPVVLAADGSEASEPAVAYAFAEAERRGTGLRAVHSVEVPRLPGSSLFDIDRLAESVIAEDEKEILDSLAPHEARHPGVKVELILVVGEPAVTIADEAAGASLLVTGSRGHGGFAGLLLGSVSRRLLQTAPCAVAVIRPTT; via the coding sequence ATGACGGAGACCGCCACCGGACCGATCGTGTGCGGCTATGACGGCTCGCAGGACTCCCGTCGAGCCGTGGCCTGGGCCGTCGCCCGGGCCCGCGAGATGGGCACACCGCTCGAGGTGATCTCGGCCGACCGCGCCGTCGGCCGCGTGGTCGCCTTCGACGACACCGCCCGCGCCAACGTCGAGGGCGCCATGCGCGACCAGCTCGCCGATCTCGTCGCCGAGGTCCCCACCACCTACCGGGTGATCGCCGACAGCCCCGTCGGGGCACTGGTCGAGGCCGGCCGCGACGCGTCGGCGATCGTCGTGGGGAGCCGCGGGCTCACCGTGCGTGAGGACTTCGCCATGGGTTCGACGTCCGCCGGGGTCGTCGAGCACGCGACATGCCCGGTCATCGTCATCACGCCGCACACGCCCGCGGATCCCACCGGGGGCCCGGTCGTGCTGGCCGCCGACGGCTCGGAGGCCAGCGAGCCGGCCGTCGCCTACGCGTTCGCCGAGGCCGAGCGCCGCGGGACCGGACTGCGGGCAGTCCACTCAGTTGAGGTGCCCCGGCTGCCGGGGTCCTCGCTGTTCGACATCGACCGGCTGGCCGAGAGCGTGATCGCCGAGGACGAGAAAGAGATCCTCGACTCCCTCGCCCCGCACGAGGCCCGCCACCCGGGCGTGAAAGTCGAGCTCATCCTCGTCGTCGGCGAGCCCGCCGTCACGATCGCTGACGAAGCGGCCGGCGCGTCGTTGCTGGTCACCGGCTCGCGGGGCCACGGCGGTTTCGCCGGCCTGCTGCTGGGCTCGGTCAGTCGGCGGCTGCTGCAGACGGCGCCGTGCGCGGTCGCGGTCATCCGCCCCACCACCTGA
- a CDS encoding Fur family transcriptional regulator — MTTAGEQGALLRQAGLRVTSPRLAVLDVVAGRPHIAAEDVASLVRERLGAVSTQTVYDALRVCTEVGLMRRIEPAGSPARYERRTGDNHHHLVCRHCGRIEDVECAVGHAPCLAADSDHGFRIDEAEVNYWGTCPECRAKQSELV, encoded by the coding sequence ATGACGACAGCAGGGGAACAGGGAGCACTGCTCCGACAAGCCGGATTGAGGGTCACCTCGCCGCGTCTTGCGGTCCTCGACGTCGTCGCCGGTCGTCCCCATATCGCGGCGGAGGACGTCGCCTCCCTCGTCCGGGAACGACTGGGCGCGGTGTCCACGCAGACCGTCTACGACGCGCTGCGGGTGTGTACCGAGGTCGGTCTCATGCGCCGTATCGAACCCGCCGGCTCGCCGGCGCGGTACGAGCGACGCACGGGGGACAACCACCATCACCTCGTGTGCCGGCACTGCGGGCGCATCGAGGACGTCGAATGCGCGGTCGGGCACGCGCCCTGCCTCGCCGCCGACAGTGACCACGGCTTCCGGATCGACGAAGCAGAGGTCAACTACTGGGGCACATGTCCCGAATGTCGGGCGAAGCAGTCCGAGCTCGTCTAA
- a CDS encoding catalase — MTVHPADRGVRDFQPGSHTTTDSGQPVPNDEFSAQVGQQGPQPIHDFYLIEKLAHFNRENIPERLPHAKGSGAFGEFVTTEDISDITCAGLFQKGVKTPMLARFSTVAGEKGSPDTWRDPRGFALKFYTEEGNYDLVGNNTPIFFIRDAIKFPDFIHSQRRKNASGLRNHAMQWDFWTLSPESTHQVTWLMGDRGIPKTWRHMDGFGSHTYQFINAEGVRHWVKFHFKTNQGIDFLTQAEADKLAGENADYHREDLYESIKNGDYPSWDLHVQVMPVDEAETYRYNPFDLTKTWSQRDYPLRKVGTMTLNRNPQNHHAQIEQAAFAPTNIVKGIGFSPDKMLLGRVFAYPDIQRYRIGANYQQVPVNRPLSPVNSYSKEGAMQFEFPHPAQAEYHPNTIGGPSADASKAFDIGSWDTKGSDIYRGDVSPHADDTDQVQAAILYREVMDDAARERLAANIAGHVSAIHPDETELLERVYAYWAAVDEGLCQAVKAGVEAGPRGNHRLQD, encoded by the coding sequence GTGACCGTTCACCCCGCCGACCGCGGCGTTCGCGACTTCCAGCCCGGTTCGCACACCACCACCGACAGCGGCCAGCCCGTCCCCAACGACGAGTTCAGTGCCCAGGTCGGCCAGCAGGGCCCCCAGCCGATCCACGACTTCTACCTGATCGAGAAGCTGGCGCACTTCAACCGCGAGAACATCCCCGAGCGGCTGCCCCATGCCAAGGGCTCCGGCGCGTTCGGCGAGTTCGTCACCACCGAGGACATCTCGGACATCACCTGCGCCGGCCTGTTCCAGAAGGGCGTCAAGACCCCGATGCTGGCCCGCTTCTCCACCGTCGCCGGTGAGAAGGGCAGCCCGGACACCTGGCGCGACCCGCGTGGCTTCGCGCTCAAGTTCTACACCGAGGAAGGCAACTACGACCTCGTCGGCAACAACACCCCGATCTTCTTCATTCGCGACGCCATCAAGTTCCCGGACTTCATCCACTCGCAGCGGCGCAAGAACGCCTCCGGCCTGCGTAACCACGCCATGCAGTGGGACTTCTGGACCCTGAGCCCCGAGTCCACCCACCAGGTCACCTGGCTCATGGGCGACCGCGGCATCCCCAAGACGTGGCGCCACATGGACGGCTTCGGCTCGCACACCTACCAGTTCATCAACGCCGAGGGCGTGCGCCACTGGGTCAAGTTCCACTTCAAGACCAACCAGGGCATCGACTTCCTCACCCAGGCCGAGGCCGACAAGCTGGCCGGTGAGAACGCCGACTACCACCGCGAGGACCTCTACGAGTCCATCAAGAACGGTGACTACCCGTCCTGGGACCTGCACGTGCAGGTCATGCCGGTCGACGAGGCGGAGACCTACCGCTACAACCCGTTCGATCTGACCAAGACCTGGTCGCAGCGCGACTACCCGCTGCGCAAGGTCGGCACCATGACGCTGAACCGCAACCCGCAGAACCACCACGCGCAGATCGAGCAGGCCGCGTTCGCGCCGACCAACATCGTCAAGGGCATCGGCTTCTCGCCCGACAAGATGCTGCTCGGCCGCGTCTTCGCCTACCCGGACATCCAGCGCTACCGCATCGGCGCCAACTACCAGCAGGTCCCGGTCAACCGGCCGCTCTCGCCGGTGAACTCCTACTCCAAGGAGGGCGCCATGCAGTTCGAGTTCCCGCACCCCGCGCAGGCCGAGTACCACCCCAACACCATCGGTGGCCCGTCCGCCGACGCGTCCAAGGCGTTCGACATCGGCTCCTGGGACACCAAGGGCTCGGACATCTACCGCGGCGACGTGAGCCCGCACGCCGATGACACCGACCAGGTCCAGGCCGCCATCCTGTACCGCGAGGTCATGGACGACGCGGCCCGCGAGCGGCTGGCGGCCAACATCGCCGGCCACGTGTCCGCGATCCACCCGGACGAGACCGAGCTGCTCGAGCGCGTCTACGCCTACTGGGCCGCCGTCGACGAGGGCCTGTGCCAGGCCGTGAAGGCCGGCGTCGAGGCCGGCCCGCGTGGCAACCACCGGCTGCAGGACTGA
- a CDS encoding Dps family protein, with the protein MMAADSNGLFTSFVPAEAQEAVTNALQESLVDLIDLSLVAKQAHWSVVGPRFRSIHLALDEVVTDARAFVDEVAERATAVGVSPDGRSATVAANSALDEVSAEFTSDDKVVLVMTEALEAAIKRLRSNIGKVGDDPVTEDLLIGISARLEQLHWMWQAQSV; encoded by the coding sequence ATGATGGCTGCTGATTCGAATGGTCTGTTCACCTCGTTCGTCCCCGCCGAGGCTCAGGAGGCGGTGACGAACGCCCTGCAGGAGTCGCTCGTCGACCTGATCGACCTGTCGCTCGTCGCCAAGCAGGCGCACTGGTCGGTCGTCGGCCCGCGCTTCCGGAGCATCCACCTCGCGCTCGACGAGGTCGTGACGGACGCCCGCGCCTTCGTCGACGAGGTGGCCGAGCGCGCCACCGCCGTCGGCGTAAGCCCGGACGGCCGCTCCGCGACGGTCGCGGCCAACAGCGCGCTCGACGAGGTCTCGGCCGAGTTCACCTCGGACGACAAGGTCGTGCTGGTCATGACCGAGGCTCTCGAGGCGGCCATCAAGCGACTGCGGTCGAACATCGGCAAGGTCGGCGACGACCCCGTGACCGAGGACCTGCTCATCGGCATCAGCGCCCGGCTCGAGCAGTTGCACTGGATGTGGCAGGCCCAGTCGGTCTGA
- a CDS encoding phosphotransferase family protein: MTSVASNPRVACTPEEVTAPWLSEALGTEVRSVRTELVGTGQIGCCVVAHVDGDGLPPTLFVKLPNPDEGMRPLLHGVYRSEVLFYRDLAPTVAVRVPRARFAELGEQEGEFTLVLDDVAPLTQGDQLAGLPIDQAVDCATNLACLHGPRWCDPELRRIEGLSAPSVEDNVTLQELGGPAVEAFLSELGGGLDDDERRIMAGIAPLIARWASGRTERFALLHADYRADNMLVDPVGSRPSLACDWQTLAVGLPGRDLGGFLGSSLTVDDRRSAEHEIVAEYHRALLGHGVTGYSADECWDDYVYGLLQTPVLGIFGWMYGTRTPRGDEMFTVLMRRSCRAIADHDALAVARSG, translated from the coding sequence ATGACCAGCGTCGCGTCGAACCCCCGGGTGGCCTGTACGCCGGAGGAGGTGACGGCGCCGTGGCTGTCGGAGGCGCTGGGCACCGAGGTCCGGTCGGTGCGCACGGAACTGGTGGGCACGGGGCAGATCGGGTGCTGCGTGGTCGCGCACGTCGACGGCGACGGGCTCCCGCCGACGCTCTTCGTCAAGCTGCCGAATCCGGACGAGGGCATGCGCCCGCTGCTGCACGGCGTGTACCGCAGCGAGGTGCTGTTCTACCGCGACCTCGCGCCGACGGTGGCGGTGCGGGTCCCGCGGGCGCGGTTCGCCGAGCTCGGCGAGCAGGAGGGTGAGTTCACGCTCGTGTTGGACGACGTGGCCCCGCTGACCCAGGGCGACCAGCTCGCCGGCCTGCCGATCGATCAGGCCGTGGACTGCGCGACCAACCTAGCGTGCCTGCACGGGCCGCGGTGGTGCGACCCCGAGCTGCGACGCATCGAGGGCCTGTCGGCGCCGTCGGTCGAGGACAACGTCACCCTGCAGGAGCTCGGCGGGCCGGCGGTGGAGGCGTTTCTCTCCGAGCTCGGGGGAGGACTCGACGACGACGAGCGCCGCATCATGGCCGGGATCGCCCCGCTGATCGCCCGGTGGGCCAGCGGGCGGACCGAGCGGTTCGCTCTCCTGCACGCCGACTACCGGGCCGACAACATGCTGGTCGACCCGGTCGGGAGCCGTCCCTCGCTGGCGTGCGACTGGCAGACGCTGGCGGTGGGCCTTCCCGGGCGGGACCTGGGCGGCTTCCTCGGCTCGAGCCTCACGGTGGACGACCGCCGGTCCGCGGAGCACGAGATCGTCGCGGAGTACCACCGCGCGCTGCTCGGCCACGGGGTCACCGGCTACTCGGCGGACGAGTGTTGGGACGACTACGTCTACGGGCTGCTGCAGACTCCGGTGCTGGGGATCTTCGGGTGGATGTACGGGACGCGCACGCCCCGCGGCGACGAGATGTTCACCGTGCTCATGCGCCGGTCGTGCCGCGCGATCGCCGACCACGACGCGCTGGCGGTGGCCCGGTCCGGCTGA
- a CDS encoding TIGR03857 family LLM class F420-dependent oxidoreductase — translation MPHDATDHLMPELACYGLAGHSAAPADLVAEAARAEELGLGSILLSERFALKDAAVMAGAAVAATSRIGVGTAATNHNTRHPLVTATMAATLHRMSGGRYAFGLGRGIPMLFDIMGLPHATSAQLEDAIGIYRTLWSGGAVVGHDGPAGSYPYLVQDSSFDEDIPVLLMAMGDNQLRLAGRIADGVVLHTFMSDAAVERCVRLVRESAERAGRDPASVRVWSVMATIEDSLDEAARLRKLVGRLATYLTGYGDVLVRVNEWDPAGLERFRADERLSAHSGALDATDDLDLLRHAADVLPDEWLATAAVGTAAHCADRVDGQLALGADSVVLHGSTPDELAPVLAEWRRRRDADRFAHLDANPGRIRPHRRAAETTVSTPAAARAGAPSPATARPDTACLREDLPS, via the coding sequence ATGCCGCACGATGCCACCGACCACCTGATGCCCGAGCTCGCCTGTTACGGACTGGCCGGTCACAGCGCCGCGCCCGCCGACCTCGTCGCCGAGGCCGCCCGCGCCGAGGAGCTGGGACTCGGGTCGATCCTGCTCTCGGAACGGTTCGCGCTCAAGGACGCGGCGGTGATGGCCGGCGCCGCCGTGGCCGCGACGAGTCGGATCGGCGTGGGCACCGCGGCGACCAACCACAACACCCGCCACCCACTGGTCACCGCCACCATGGCCGCCACGCTGCACCGCATGTCCGGCGGGCGCTACGCGTTCGGGCTGGGCCGCGGGATCCCGATGCTCTTCGACATCATGGGCCTGCCGCACGCGACGTCCGCGCAGCTCGAGGACGCTATCGGCATCTACCGCACCCTGTGGAGTGGCGGCGCGGTAGTCGGTCACGACGGGCCCGCCGGCAGCTACCCGTACCTCGTGCAGGACTCCTCGTTCGACGAGGACATCCCCGTGCTGCTCATGGCGATGGGCGACAACCAGCTGCGGCTGGCCGGGCGGATCGCCGACGGGGTCGTGCTGCACACCTTCATGTCCGATGCGGCGGTCGAGCGCTGCGTGCGCCTGGTGCGCGAGTCGGCCGAGCGTGCCGGCCGCGATCCCGCGAGCGTCCGCGTCTGGTCCGTAATGGCGACGATCGAGGACTCGCTCGACGAGGCGGCGCGCCTGCGCAAGCTCGTCGGCCGGCTGGCCACTTACCTCACCGGTTACGGCGACGTCCTGGTCCGCGTCAACGAGTGGGACCCGGCGGGGCTCGAGCGGTTCCGGGCCGACGAGCGGCTGTCAGCGCACTCCGGTGCGCTCGACGCGACCGACGACCTCGACCTGCTGCGCCACGCGGCCGACGTGCTGCCCGACGAGTGGCTCGCCACCGCCGCGGTGGGCACCGCCGCCCACTGCGCGGACCGGGTCGACGGGCAGCTCGCGCTCGGCGCGGACTCGGTGGTGCTGCACGGCTCCACGCCCGACGAGCTCGCACCGGTGCTCGCCGAGTGGCGGCGGCGGAGGGACGCCGACCGCTTCGCCCATCTCGACGCCAACCCGGGTCGGATCCGACCGCACCGTCGCGCGGCGGAAACGACCGTGTCGACACCGGCCGCCGCGCGAGCGGGTGCGCCGTCACCGGCCACCGCGCGACCGGACACCGCCTGCCTCCGAGAGGACCTGCCGTCATGA
- the mgtE gene encoding magnesium transporter, which translates to MTEPEDARSTGAVTVRDPAEAARRLDALIGAENLHAAADMVEALPPSLVVDVLERSGARDRAVVFRLLPKGTALVVFEALDPPLQSELIRELHADRVNQLFTDLDPDDRAGLVDELPAHVATRLLRELDQDEQALTAAVLDYPTGSVGRRMSPEFVSTHPDVTAGETLERVRRRIDHAETIYAIPVTDDQRRLVGIVGLRAIMRAEPGTPVRDLMNEAITARARESAEAAARRSADERLIVLPVVDDEHRLVGILTFDDALRILEDAETEDTARAGGSEPLRRPYLATPVRALVRSRVVWLLVLAFGAALTVQVLEVFEATIEQVVALSLFVPLIIGTGGNTGNQAATTVTRALALGDVSPRDALRVLGQEIRAGFTLGVILGAVGLAVTGLVYDTDLGLVIGLTLLALCTIAATVGGLMPLLAQAVRADPAVFSNPFITTFVDATGLVVYFLIARAVLGL; encoded by the coding sequence ATGACCGAGCCGGAGGACGCGCGCTCGACAGGAGCCGTGACCGTCCGCGACCCGGCCGAGGCCGCACGGCGGCTCGACGCCCTCATCGGCGCGGAGAATCTGCACGCCGCGGCCGACATGGTCGAGGCTCTGCCGCCGTCGCTGGTCGTGGACGTCCTCGAGCGCAGTGGCGCCAGGGACCGGGCCGTCGTCTTCCGGCTCCTGCCCAAGGGCACCGCCCTGGTGGTCTTCGAGGCGCTCGACCCGCCGCTGCAGTCCGAACTGATCCGGGAACTGCACGCGGATCGTGTCAACCAGCTCTTCACCGACCTCGACCCCGACGACCGCGCCGGGCTCGTCGACGAGCTCCCCGCCCACGTGGCCACGCGGCTCCTGCGGGAGCTCGACCAGGACGAACAGGCGCTCACCGCGGCGGTGCTCGACTACCCCACCGGCTCGGTGGGCCGACGGATGAGCCCGGAGTTCGTCTCCACCCACCCCGACGTCACCGCCGGCGAGACCCTCGAGCGGGTCCGGCGGCGTATCGACCACGCGGAGACGATCTACGCCATCCCCGTCACCGACGATCAACGGCGGCTGGTCGGGATCGTGGGGCTGCGCGCGATCATGCGCGCCGAGCCGGGCACGCCCGTGCGGGACCTCATGAACGAGGCGATCACCGCCCGCGCCCGCGAGTCCGCGGAGGCCGCCGCCCGCCGCTCCGCCGACGAGCGCCTCATCGTCTTGCCGGTCGTCGACGACGAGCACCGCCTGGTCGGGATCCTCACCTTCGACGACGCGCTGCGGATCCTCGAGGACGCCGAGACCGAGGACACCGCCCGCGCCGGTGGCTCCGAACCGTTGCGGCGCCCCTACCTCGCCACGCCCGTGCGGGCGCTGGTGCGTTCCCGCGTCGTGTGGCTGCTCGTGCTGGCGTTCGGCGCCGCGCTGACCGTGCAGGTCCTCGAGGTGTTCGAGGCGACCATCGAGCAGGTGGTGGCGCTGTCGTTGTTCGTCCCGCTCATCATCGGAACCGGAGGAAACACCGGCAACCAGGCCGCCACCACCGTCACCCGCGCGCTCGCACTCGGCGACGTGAGCCCCCGCGACGCGCTGCGGGTGCTCGGCCAGGAGATCCGCGCCGGGTTCACACTGGGTGTCATCCTCGGCGCCGTGGGCCTCGCGGTCACCGGGCTGGTCTACGACACCGACCTCGGCCTGGTCATCGGGCTCACGCTGCTGGCGCTGTGCACGATCGCGGCGACCGTCGGTGGGCTGATGCCGCTGCTCGCCCAGGCCGTCCGGGCGGACCCGGCCGTCTTTTCCAACCCGTTCATCACGACCTTCGTCGACGCCACGGGGCTCGTCGTGTACTTCCTGATCGCCCGGGCGGTGCTGGGCCTGTAG
- a CDS encoding cation:proton antiporter, with the protein MDTSMITDLLIGVLALLGSLCFLVAAVTMSRAGDALTRINILSVATGLGMMLFILSAYVHELTTGFTWVATLMALVALGATVVVTTVASVTLARAAYRADGRLDPLTAYDDIADEG; encoded by the coding sequence GTGGACACCTCGATGATCACGGACCTGCTGATCGGCGTCCTGGCCCTGCTCGGGTCACTGTGCTTCCTGGTGGCCGCGGTGACCATGTCACGCGCCGGCGACGCGCTGACCCGCATCAACATCCTGTCCGTGGCGACGGGCCTGGGCATGATGCTGTTCATCCTGTCGGCGTACGTGCACGAGCTGACCACCGGGTTCACCTGGGTGGCGACCCTCATGGCACTGGTGGCGCTCGGCGCGACGGTGGTCGTCACCACGGTCGCCTCCGTCACCCTCGCCCGGGCCGCCTACCGCGCCGACGGCCGGCTCGACCCGCTGACCGCCTACGACGACATCGCCGACGAGGGGTGA
- a CDS encoding monovalent cation/H+ antiporter complex subunit F, which translates to MSPLLTVLLGASTVIVVASMVVAAIRAVRGPGDANRAVMADLSYFCAVALFVLFVIRQGSAVALDVVMLGSLIGILSTVALARLLSRGQR; encoded by the coding sequence GTGAGTCCGCTTCTGACGGTTCTTCTGGGGGCGTCGACCGTGATCGTCGTCGCGAGCATGGTGGTCGCGGCCATCCGGGCCGTGCGCGGGCCCGGAGACGCCAACCGCGCCGTCATGGCCGATCTGAGCTACTTCTGCGCGGTGGCGCTGTTCGTGCTGTTTGTCATCCGCCAGGGGTCCGCGGTGGCGCTGGACGTCGTCATGCTCGGCTCCCTCATCGGGATCCTCTCGACCGTCGCGCTCGCGCGGTTGCTCTCCCGGGGACAACGGTGA
- a CDS encoding Na+/H+ antiporter subunit E, with protein sequence MIRRVLRAPLVLGWLLWNVVLSSWALAKEAVTPGPIGTPVLVRYPMRCRTNVEITALAWAITVTPGTLVTVIGDDEMWVHVVLGGPREEMIELLGQTENRVLSVLRGDDA encoded by the coding sequence GTGATCCGCCGCGTGCTCCGCGCCCCGCTCGTCCTGGGCTGGCTGCTGTGGAACGTCGTCTTGTCGTCGTGGGCGCTGGCCAAGGAGGCCGTCACCCCGGGCCCCATCGGCACCCCGGTGCTGGTTCGGTACCCCATGCGCTGCCGCACCAACGTGGAGATCACCGCGCTGGCCTGGGCCATCACCGTCACGCCGGGAACTCTCGTGACGGTCATCGGCGACGACGAGATGTGGGTCCACGTGGTGCTGGGCGGTCCACGGGAGGAGATGATCGAATTGCTCGGTCAGACGGAGAACCGGGTGCTGTCCGTACTGCGAGGTGATGACGCGTGA